cacaggactctagtagggcacaggactctagtagggcacgggactctagtaggacactggactctagtagggcacaggactcttgtagggcacaggactctagtagggcacaggactctagtaggacacaggactctagtaggacacaggactctagtagggcacaggactctagtagggcacaggactctagtagggcacaggactctagtagggcacaggactctagtaggacacaggactctagtaggacacaggactctagtagggcacaggactctagtagggcataggactctagtagggcacaggactctagtaggacacaggactctagtatggcacaggactctagtaggacacaggactctagtagggcacaggactctagtagggcacaggactctagtaggacactggactctagtagggcaaaggactctagtagggcacaggactctagtagggcacaggactctagtaggacacaggactctagtagggcacaggactctagtagggcacaggactctagcagggcacaggactctagtagggcacaggactctagtagggcacaggactctagcAGGGCACAGGACTCTAGCAGGACACTGGACTCTAGTAGGACACAGGACACTAGTAGGACACTGGACTCTAGCAGGACACTGGACTCTAGTAGGACACAGGACACTAGTAGGACACTGGACTCTAGTAggacacaggactctagtagggcacaggactctagtagggcacaggactctagtaggacaCTGGACTCTAGTAGGACACTGGACTCTCGTAggacacaggactctagtagggcacaggactctagtaggacacaggactctagtagggcacaggactctagtaggacacaggactctagtaggacacaggactctagtagggcacaggactctagtagggcacaggactctagtagggcacaggactctagtaggacacaggactctagtagggcacaggactctagtagggcacaggactctagtaggacacaggactctagtagggcacaggactctagcagggcacaggactctagtagggcacaggactctagtaggacaCAGGACTCTAGTACGGCACAGGACACTAGTAGGTCACAGGACTCTAGCCGGGCACAGGACTCTAGCAGGGCACAGGACTCTAATAGGACACAGGACACTAGTAggacacaggactctagtaggacacaggactctagtaggacacaggactctagtaggacaCAGGACACTAGTAGGTCACAGGACACTAGCcgggcacaggactctagtagggcacaggactctagccaggcacaggactctagtatggcacaggactctagtagggcacaggactctagccaggcacaggactctagtagggcacaggactctagcCAGGCACAGGACTCCAGTATGGCACAGGACTCTAGcagggcacaggactctagtagggcacagAACTCTAGTAGgtcacaggactctagtaggacaCAGGACACTAGCCaggcacaggactctagtagggcacaggactctagcCAGGCACAGGACTCCAGTATGGCACAGGACTCTAGcagggcacaggactctagtagggcacagAACTCTAGTAGGTCACAGGACTCTAGCcgggcacaggactctagtagggcacaggactctagtagggcacaggactctagtaggacaCAGGACTCTAGCAGGGCACAATATTCTAGCAggacacaggactctagtaggacacaggactctagtagggcacaggactctagtagggcatAGGACTCTAGTAGGGGACAGGACTCTAGTAGGTCACAGGACTCTAGTAtggcacaggactctagtaggacacaggactctagtagggcacaggactctagtagggcacaggactctagtaggacactggactctagtagggcaaaggactctagtagggcacaggactctagtagggcacaggactctagtaggacacaggactctagtagggcacaggactctagtagggcacaggactctagcAGGGCACAGGACTCTAGCAGGGCACAGGACTCTAGCAGGACACTGGACTCTAGTAGGACACAGGACACTAGTAGGACACTGGACTCTAGTAGGACACAGGACACTAGTAGGACACTGGACTCTAGTAGGACACAGGACTCTAGTAaggcacaggactctagtagggcacaggactctagtaggacaCTGGACTCTAGTAGGACACTGGACTCTCGTAggacacaggactctagtagggcacaggactctagtaggacacaggactctagtagggcacaggactctagtagggcacaggactctagtaggacacaggactctagtaggacacaggactctagtagggcacagggctctagtagggcacaggactctagtagggcacaggactctagtagaacacaggactctagtagggcacaggactctagtagggcacaggactctagtagggaacaggactctagtagggcacaggactctagtaggacacaggactctagtatggcacaggactctagtaggacaCAGGACACTAGTAGGTCACAGGACTCTAGCAGGGCACAGGACTCTAGCCGGGCACAGGACTCTAGCAGGGCACAGGACTCTAATAGGACACAGGACACTAGTAggacacaggactctagtaggacacaggactctagtagggcacaggactctagttgaacacaggactctagtaggacacaggactctagtaggacacaggactctagtaggacaCAGGACACTAGTAGGTCACAGGACACTAGCAGGTCACAGGACTCTAGCcgggcacaggactctagtagggcacaggactctagccaggcacaggactctagtagggcacaggactctagcagggcacaggactctagtagggcacaggactctagtaggtcACAGGACTCTAGCcgggcacaggactctagtagggcacaggactctagtagaACACAGGACTCTCGTAggacacaggactctagtaggacacaggactctagtaggacaCAGGACACTAGTAGGTCACAGGACTCTAGCAGGGCACAGGACTCTAGCCGGGCACAGGACTCTAGCAGGGCACAGGACTCTAATAGGACACAGGACACTAGTAggacacaggactctagtaggacacaggactctagtagggcacaggactctagttgaacacaggactctagtaggacacaggactctagtaggacacaggactctagtaggacaCAGGACACTAGTAGGTCACAGGACACTAGCAGGTCACAGGACTCTAGCcgggcacaggactctagtagggcacaggactctagccaggcacaggactctagtagggcacaggactctagcagggcacaggactctagtagggcacaggactctagtaggtcACAGGACTCTAGCcgggcacaggactctagtagggcacaggactctagtagggcacaggactctagtaggacaCAGGACTCTAGCAGGGCACAAGATTCTAGCAggacacaggactctagtagggcataggactctagtagggcacaggactctagtagggcacaTGACTCTAGTAGGACACTGGACTCTCGTAGGACACAGGACTCTCGTAggacacaggactctagtaggacacaggactctagtagggcacaggactctagtagggcacgggactctagtaggacactggactctagtagggcacaggactcttgtagggcacaggactctagtagggcacaggactctagtaggacacaggactctagtaggacacaggactctagtagggcacaggactctagtagggcacaggactctagtagggcacaggactctagtagggcacaggactctagtaggacacaggactctagtaggacacaggactctagtagggcacaggactctagtagggcataggactctagtagggcacaggactctagtaggacacaggactctagtatggcacaggactctagtaggacacaggactctagtagggcacaggactctagtagggcacaggactctagtaggacactggactctagtagggcaaaggactctagtagggcacaggactctagtagggcacaggactctagtaggacacaggactctagtagggcacaggactctagtagggcacaggactctagcagggcacaggactctagtagggcacaggactctagtagggcacaggactctagcAGGGCACAGGACTCTAGCAGGACACTGGACTCTAGTAGGACACAGGACACTAGTAGGACACTGGACTCTAGCAGGACACTGGACTCTAGTAGGACACAGGACACTAGTAGGACACTGGACTCTAGTAggacacaggactctagtagggcacaggactctagtagggcacaggactctagtaggacaCTGGACTCTAGTAGGACACTGGACTCTCGTAggacacaggactctagtagggcacaggactctagtaggacacaggactctagtagggcacaggactctagtaggacacaggactctagtaggacacaggactctagtagggcacaggactctagtagggcacaggactctagtagggcacaggactctagtaggacacaggactctagtagggcacaggactctagtagggcacaggactctagtaggacacaggactctagtagggcacaggactctagcagggcacaggactctagtagggcacaggactctagtaggacaCAGGACTCTAGTACGGCACAGGACACTAGTAGGTCACAGGACTCTAGCCGGGCACAGGACTCTAGCAGGGCACAGGACTCTAATAGGACACAGGACACTAGTAggacacaggactctagtaggacacaggactctagtaggacacaggactctagtaggacaCAGGACACTAGTAGGTCACAGGACACTAGCcgggcacaggactctagtagggcacaggactctagcCAGGCACAGGACTCTAGTATGGCACAGGACTCTAGCCAGGCACAGGACTCCAGTATGGCACAGGACTCTAGcagggcacaggactctagtagggcacagAACTCTAGTAGGTCACAGGACTCTAGCcgggcacaggactctagtagggcacaggactctagtagggcacaggactctagtaggacaCAGGACTCTAGCAGGGCACAATATTCTAGCAggacacaggactctagtaggacacaggactctagtagggcacaggactctagtagggcataggactctagtagggcacaggactctagtaggacacaggactctagtatggcacaggactctagtaggacacaggactctagtagggcacaggactctagtagggcacaggactctagtaggacactggactctagtagggcaaaggactctagtagggcacaggactctagtagggcacaggactctagtaggacacaggactctagtagggcacaggactctagtagggcacaggactctagcAGGGCACAGGACTCTAGCAGGGCACAGGACTCTAGCAGGACACTGGACTCTAGTAGGACACAGGACACTAGTAGGACACTGGACTCTAGTAGGACACAGGACACTAGTAGGACACTGGACTCTAGTAGGACACAGGACTCTAGTAaggcacaggactctagtagggcacaggactctagtaggacaCTGGACTCTAGTAGGACACTGGACTCTCGTAggacacaggactctagtagggcacaggactctagcAGGGCACAATATTCTAGCAggacacaggactctagtaggacacaggactctagtagggcacaggactctagtagggcataggactctagtagggcacaggactctagtaggacacaggactctagtatggcacaggactctagtaggacacaggactctagtagggcacaggactctagtagggcacaggactctagtaggacactggactctagtagggcaaaggactctagtagggcacaggactctagtagggcacaggactctagtaggacacaggactctagtagggcacaggactctagtagggcacaggactctagcAGGGCACAGGACTCTAGCAGGGCACAGGACTCTAGCAGGACACTGGACTCTAGTAGGACACAGGACACTAGTAGGACACTGGACTCTAGTAGGACACAGGACACTAGTAGGACACTGGACTCTAGTAGGACACAGGACTCTAGTAaggcacaggactctagtagggcacaggactctagtaggacaCTGGACTCTAGTAGGACACTGGACTCTCGTAggacacaggactctagtagggcacaggactctagtagggcacaggactctagtaggacacaggactctagtaggacacaggactctagtagggcacaggactctagtagggcacaggactctagtagggcacaggactctagtagaacacaggactctagtagggcacaggactctagtagggcacaggactctagtagggcacaggactctagtagggcacaggactctagtaggacacaggactctagtatggcacaggactctagtaggacaCAGGCCACTAGTAGGTCACAGGACTCTAGCAGGGCACAGGACTCTAGCCGGGCACAGGACTCTAGCAGGGCACAGGACTCTAATAGGACACAGGACACTAGTAggacacaggactctagtaggacacaggactctagtagggcacaggactctagtagggcacaggactctagtagggcacaggactctagtagggcacaggactctagtaggtcACAGGACTCTAGTggggcacaggactctagtagggcacagAGTATTAGGTGTTATTCTGAAACCAGTACCGCAGCCCCTTCACTAAAAAATGCCAAACATTTCAGATAGGTGAGAGCTCAAACCCCTATATACAGTCAGCCAAGAATATGTGAAGAGAAGGTGTAAGCTGCTACCAGACTCCTATATCCTCCTCTTCTTCAGGCTCcactgtcctccttctccagactcctctgttctcctcctccagactcctctgtcctctcctcctccacactcctcggtcctccatctcctccagactcctctgtcctcctcctccagactcctttgtcctcctcctccagactcctctgtcctctctcccttcagactcctctgtcctcctccagactcctctgtcctcctccagactcctctgttctcctcctccagactcctctgtcctctcctcctccagactcctctgtcctcctcctccagactcctctatcctctcctcctccagactcctctgtcctctcctcctccagacacctctgtcctcctcctccagactcctttgttctcctcctccagactcctttgtcctcctcctccagactcctctgtcctctctcccttcagactcctctgtcctcctccagactcctctgtcctcctccagactcctctgtcctctttctcctccagactcttctgtcctccttctcctccagactcctctgtcctcctcctccagactcctctgtcctctcctcatccagactcctctgtcctcctctagactcctatgtcctcctcctccagacccctctgtcctcctcctgctccagactcctctttcctcctcctccagacccctctgtcctcctcctcctccagactcctttgtcctcctcctccagactcctctgtcctctcctcctccagactcctctgtcctcctcctccagactcctctgtcctcctcctcctccagactcctctgtcctcctcctcttccagactcctctgtcctcctccacctccagactcctctgtcctcctcctccagactcctctgtcctctcctcctccagactcctctgtcctcctccagactcctctgtcctcctcctccagactcctctgtcctctttctcctccagactcctctgtcctcctcctccagactcctctgtcctcctcctctagactcctctgtcctctcctcatctagactcctctgtcctcctccagactcctctgttctcctcctccagactcatctgttctcctcctccggactcctctgtcctctcctcctccacactcctctgtcctccatctcctccagactcctctgtcctcctcctccagactcttctgtcctctcctcctccagacacctctgtcctcctcctccagactcctttgtcctcctcctccagactcctctgtcctctcccccttcagactcctctgtcctcctccagactcctctgtcctcctcctccagactcctctgtcctcctcctccagactcctctgtcctcctcctccagactcctctgtcctctcctcatctagactcctctgtcctcctccagactcctctgttctcctcctccagactcatctgttctcctcctccggactcctctgtcctctcctcctccacactcctctgtcctccatctcctccagactcctctgtcctcctcctccagactcttctgtcctctcctcctccagacacctctgtcctcctcctccagactcctttgtcctcctcctccagactcctctgtcctctcccccttcagactcctctgtcctcctccagactcctctgtcctcctcctccagactcctctgtcctctcctcatgcagactcctctgtcctcctctagactcctctgtcctcctcctccagacccctctgtcctcctcctcctccagacccctctgtcctcctcctccatacccctctgtcctcctcctcctccagactcctctgtcctcctcctccagactcctctgtcctctcctcctccagactcctctgtcctcctcctcaagactcctctgtcctcctcctccagactcctctgtcctcctcctcctccagactcctctgtcctcctcctcttccagactcctctgtcctcctccacctccagactcctctgtcctcctcctccagactcctctgtcctcctccagactcctctgtcctctcctccttcagactcctctgtcctcctacagattcctctgtcctcctccagactcctctgtcctcctcctccagactcctctgtcctctttctcctccagactcctctgtcctcctcctccagactcctctgtcctcctcctccagactcctctgtcctctcctcatctagactcctctgtcctcctctagactcctctgtcctcttcctccagacccctctgttctcctccagactcctctgtcctcctcctccagactcctctgtcctcctcctccagactcctttgtcctcctccagactcctctatcttcctcctcctcctccagactcctctgtcctctcctcctccagactcctctgtcctctcctcctccagaatcctctgtcctctcctcctccagactcctctgtcctcctcctccagattcctctgtcctctcctcctccagactcctctgtccgttcctcctccagactcctctgtcctcctcctccagacttctctgtcctcctcctcctctacacttctctgtcctcctcctccagactcctctgtcctcctcctctagacttctctgtcctctcctcctccagactcctctgtcctcctcctccagactcctctgtcctcctcctcctccagactcctctgtcctcctcctccagactcctctgtcctcctcctccaaactcctctgtcctcctcctcctccagactcctctgtcctcctcctccagacttctctgtcctctcctcctccagactcctctgtcctcctcctctagacttctctgtcctcctcttccagactcctctgtcctcctcctctagacttctctgtcatctcctcctccagactcctctgtcctcct
This is a stretch of genomic DNA from Hyla sarda isolate aHylSar1 unplaced genomic scaffold, aHylSar1.hap1 scaffold_1115, whole genome shotgun sequence. It encodes these proteins:
- the LOC130301260 gene encoding serine/threonine-protein kinase fray2-like, yielding TQDTSRTLDSSRTQDTSRTLDSSRTQDSSKAQDSSRAQDSSRTLDSSRTLDSRRTQDSSRDSSRTQDTSRSQDTSRSQDSSRAQDSSRRTQDSSRTQDSSRAQD